A part of Prevotella melaninogenica genomic DNA contains:
- a CDS encoding PD-(D/E)XK nuclease family protein, with protein sequence MNTFLEHVATDLLKKYGNDMAHIAVVFPNKRAALFLNQALAQLADGPVWSPAYITISDFFRQHSELTIADPIKSICDLYKSYVEVTNNTKETLDYFYGWGQLLLADFDDIDKNMADAEKVFSNISNLKELDDISYLNEEQKAELRRFFANFDDNPEGIRERFITLWSKLNDIYNDFKQRLRNQKLAYEGMLYRDVVEKPQIKTQYEHYVFVGFNVLQKVEQVLFKQFLKEEKASFYWDYDRYYMKSMNEAGNYIRRWLDKFPNTLPNDNDELYDNLSKKKEINIISAPTENLQARYISEWLRENERYKDGKRTAIVLCDEHLLQTVIHCIPDEVDTLNVTTGYPLQQTPIASMVSQLWALQTEGYSLQEQSYRLHHLNRVLRHPYGKYLTHDVDGIIERLNSKRQFYIKPTEGIFFEYYPSDKQHLPALVKWLAETVRFIGVNGATDKDPLFEESVFRMYTLLTRLLELIGNGDLEADKIVFRRLLTQLIASTSIPFHGEPARGVQVMGVLETRNLDFNHVLVLSCNEGNMPKGVDDASFIPHLIRKAYDLTTIDNKVSIYSYYFHSMIQRAKDVTFLYNNSTQGSHTGEMSRFILQLMVEWNHPIHRLTLQAGQEPMRCEAEVVEKNDAVLKRLDEISYFSPTAINTYIGCQLKYYFKYIAGIKELDEIDIDDVDNRMFGNIFHSAAQLMYEKLLPREVITTKNIDHLLKTGKSTQSLTSGYAELTLDDIVDEAFATELFHQPKENRKHPKLNGLQLINREVIIKYLHQLLRIDRRSAPLRVIGHEFSVKRSLIINVNGLEKQIETGGRIDRLDEILVDSDNARLRVVDYKTGGKVAESLQCVDDMFDDKNISKKSDYTMQAMLYSLIETTNDSEHNPNHRAVSPALLFIQHAGSEDYNPVLSIGNEEITDVTVYEDDFFKNLIEKLEEIHNPNIPFAPTDNTNSCKYCPYKQICGR encoded by the coding sequence ATGAATACATTTCTCGAACACGTAGCAACAGATTTGCTGAAAAAATATGGTAATGACATGGCGCATATAGCTGTTGTCTTTCCTAATAAGCGTGCTGCACTCTTTCTAAATCAAGCCTTAGCACAATTAGCTGATGGGCCAGTATGGAGTCCTGCGTATATAACCATATCTGATTTCTTTCGTCAACATTCAGAACTTACCATTGCTGATCCTATTAAAAGTATTTGTGATCTCTACAAGAGTTATGTTGAAGTTACAAATAATACAAAGGAAACTTTAGATTACTTCTATGGCTGGGGGCAACTACTCTTAGCTGACTTCGATGATATCGACAAGAATATGGCAGACGCTGAGAAAGTATTTTCTAATATTAGTAACCTTAAAGAATTAGATGATATAAGTTATCTTAACGAAGAGCAGAAAGCAGAATTACGCCGTTTCTTTGCTAATTTTGACGATAATCCAGAGGGGATTAGAGAACGTTTCATTACCCTTTGGTCTAAGCTAAATGATATATATAATGATTTTAAGCAAAGACTTAGAAATCAAAAACTTGCATACGAAGGTATGCTTTACCGTGATGTTGTTGAGAAACCACAGATAAAAACACAATATGAACATTATGTTTTTGTCGGTTTCAACGTGCTTCAAAAGGTAGAGCAAGTGCTTTTCAAACAATTCTTAAAGGAAGAAAAGGCAAGTTTCTATTGGGATTATGATCGTTATTATATGAAGTCAATGAATGAGGCAGGTAACTATATTCGTCGTTGGCTTGATAAATTCCCCAATACTTTGCCTAACGATAATGATGAATTGTATGATAATTTAAGTAAGAAGAAGGAGATAAATATTATCTCTGCACCTACTGAAAATCTACAAGCACGCTATATATCTGAGTGGTTACGAGAGAATGAACGATATAAAGATGGTAAACGTACAGCGATAGTTCTTTGTGATGAACACTTGTTGCAGACCGTTATCCATTGTATACCTGATGAAGTAGATACGCTAAATGTTACAACAGGTTATCCTCTACAACAAACTCCGATTGCATCGATGGTTTCGCAACTTTGGGCATTGCAAACAGAGGGTTATTCTCTTCAGGAACAGAGCTACAGACTTCATCACCTCAACAGAGTCTTGCGACATCCTTACGGAAAGTATCTTACACATGATGTTGACGGAATTATCGAACGATTAAATAGCAAACGACAATTTTATATAAAGCCAACAGAAGGTATATTTTTTGAATATTATCCAAGTGACAAACAGCATCTACCTGCTTTAGTAAAGTGGTTAGCAGAAACTGTCCGTTTCATCGGAGTGAATGGCGCAACTGATAAAGATCCACTCTTTGAGGAGTCTGTTTTTCGTATGTACACCTTACTCACACGATTGTTAGAGTTGATTGGGAATGGTGATCTTGAAGCAGACAAGATTGTCTTCCGTCGTCTTTTAACCCAACTTATAGCTTCTACCAGCATTCCTTTCCATGGTGAGCCAGCCCGTGGGGTGCAAGTGATGGGCGTGCTTGAAACCCGAAACCTTGATTTTAACCATGTCCTTGTACTCTCTTGTAATGAAGGAAATATGCCAAAGGGGGTTGATGATGCTTCCTTTATTCCTCATCTTATTCGTAAGGCATACGACTTAACAACCATTGATAATAAGGTTTCAATCTACAGCTACTACTTCCACAGCATGATTCAGCGAGCAAAAGATGTGACTTTCCTTTATAATAATTCTACGCAAGGTAGTCATACTGGTGAAATGAGTCGATTCATTTTACAACTAATGGTAGAGTGGAATCATCCAATTCATCGACTAACCTTGCAAGCTGGACAAGAGCCTATGCGTTGTGAAGCAGAAGTGGTAGAGAAAAATGACGCAGTACTTAAAAGACTCGATGAAATCAGTTATTTTTCACCAACTGCTATTAATACCTATATAGGTTGTCAACTAAAGTATTACTTTAAGTATATTGCGGGTATAAAAGAACTCGATGAAATCGACATAGATGACGTTGATAATCGTATGTTCGGTAATATCTTTCATTCGGCAGCACAGCTCATGTATGAAAAATTATTACCAAGAGAAGTTATCACAACAAAGAACATAGATCACTTGTTAAAGACAGGGAAAAGTACCCAATCGCTTACATCTGGGTATGCTGAACTTACATTGGATGATATTGTTGATGAAGCATTTGCGACAGAACTCTTCCACCAACCGAAAGAAAACAGAAAGCATCCAAAGCTCAACGGACTTCAACTTATCAATCGTGAGGTAATTATAAAATATTTACATCAATTACTGCGAATAGATCGTCGCTCTGCTCCATTGCGTGTAATAGGTCATGAATTCTCTGTTAAACGTTCATTGATAATTAATGTGAATGGGTTGGAGAAGCAAATAGAAACAGGTGGACGCATTGATCGCTTAGATGAGATACTTGTTGATAGTGATAACGCACGCTTACGTGTAGTAGACTATAAGACAGGTGGAAAAGTTGCAGAGTCACTTCAATGTGTTGATGACATGTTTGATGATAAGAATATAAGTAAGAAGAGTGACTACACTATGCAAGCAATGCTTTATAGTCTTATTGAGACAACAAATGATTCTGAACATAATCCTAATCATCGTGCAGTAAGTCCTGCTCTGCTCTTTATACAACATGCAGGTAGTGAAGATTATAATCCAGTGCTGTCAATAGGTAATGAGGAAATAACCGATGTTACCGTATATGAGGATGATTTCTTTAAAAATCTCATAGAGAAGCTCGAAGAAATACATAATCCTAATATACCTTTTGCACCTACGGATAATACAAATAGCTGTAAATACTGTCCCTATAAACAGATATGTGGACGATAA